The Palaemon carinicauda isolate YSFRI2023 chromosome 37, ASM3689809v2, whole genome shotgun sequence genome contains a region encoding:
- the LOC137629114 gene encoding uncharacterized protein, whose protein sequence is MRIRSGLVLLGCLGGALAVNPASGPGAEDPSKVLMKRDDQHHAHPPTAHAPVLDSYATTGTGGGQYYYYHPVEEAPPPEPAEPADSNKKDYCPIDTVLAPVIVITVFAGVLAANALGMVPRVAFGLPGDTINAINALKPDPLGVKPNIIGDNAWIPAVATGRRARSEDGEGEGFMGNLTQVAFDQVTSFVMDAIETDDCSSRLICESGRYADGRKGFLSILHFLTPAIYRNKLKIFKDSALKKSDCKEFQCGYADYNTI, encoded by the exons ATGAGGATCCGCTCAGGGTTAGTTCTCCTCGGGTGCCTCGGAGGGGCGCTGGCGGTCAATCCCGCCTCGGGGCCCGGAGCTGAGGATCCTTCGAAAGTCCTCATGAAGAGGGACGATCAACATCACGCG CACCCACCCACAGCACACGCTCCTGTTCTTGACAGCTACGCGACAACAGGAACTGGTGGCGGTCAATATTACTACTACCATCCAGTAGAGGAAGCGCCCCCACCAGAACCAGCAGAACCAGCAGACAGTAATAAGAAGGACTACTGTCCTATTGACACG GTTCTGGCTCCCGTCATAGTCATCACGGTCTTCGCAGGGGTCCTCGCAGCGAACGCCCTTGGCATGGTCCCTCGGGTAGCGTTCGGGCTGCCAGGAGACACAATCAACGCCATCAACGCCTTGAAACCTGACCCCTTGGGGGTCAAACCTAACATCATCGGAGACAATGCCTGGATTCCAGCCGTCGCAACTGGAAGGAGGGCGAGGTCTGAGGATGGCGAAGGGGAAGGTTTCATGGGCAATCTCACCCAAGTGGCATTTGATCAG gtgacatCTTTTGTTATGGATGCCATCGAAACAGACGACTGCTCATCGAGGCTCATTTGTGAGAGCGGGAGATATGCCGATGGACGTAAAGGCTTcttgag CATCCTGCATTTCCTAACGCCGGCCATATACAGAAACAAGCTGAAGATATTCAAGGACTCCGCTCTCAAGAAATCCGACTGCAAGGAGTTCCAGTGTGGCTACGCAGACTACAACACAATCTAA
- the LOC137629115 gene encoding uncharacterized protein, producing MKTGSILVIAICIGIVAGGPSTEPPSEAKDPSQVLMKRDDQQHHHHPQHTAPAAPYDSYSSYAETGANYYYQPVEEVEEHEPKKDYCPVDTVLAPIIVITIFAGVLAGNALGLVPRVQFQLPQQTINAINALKPDPLGIKPPIIGPPGTAWIPAIPARSLGTGRADDFMGNATQTVIDEMTAYVTDIIEQDECGTRFVCEIGKYAEGNKRLLGIMHFLTPAIYRNKMKIFKDSALKKCDCDEFRCGFIDDNEI from the exons ATGAAGACGGGTTCTATTTTGGTGATAGCAATATGCATAGGAATAGTTGCGGGGGGACCCTCCACAGAGCCCCCCTCCGAGGCAAAGGACCCCTCTCAGGTGCTGATGAAGAGAGATGAccaacagcatcatcatcatcctcag CATACTGCACCAGCGGCCCCCTACGATAGTTATTCCTCTTACGCTGAAACTGGGGCGAACTATTACTATCAACCAGTCGAGGAGGTCGAAGAACATGAGCCTAAGAAAGATTACTGTCCAGTGGACACG GTCCTAGCCCCCATCATCGTGATTACAATCTTCGCCGGAGTCCTGGCAGGGAACGCCCTTGGTCTAGTCCCCCGAGTGCAGTTCCAGCTGCCGCAGCAAACCATAAACGCCATCAATGCCTTGAAACCCGATCCTCTGGGGATTAAACCCCCTATCATCGGGCCCCCTGGCACGGCCTGGATTCCAGCGATCCCAGCTAGGTCTCTGGGAACTGGGCGAGCTGACGACTTCATGGGCAATGCCACCCAGACTGTTATTGATGAG ATGACGGCTTATGTGACAGACATCATTGAACAAGACGAGTGTGGAACCAGATTCGTCTGTGAAATAGGGAAATATGCAGAAGGAAACAAGAGACTCCTcgg cATCATGCACTTCCTAACGCCAGCGATTtacagaaataaaatgaaaatcttcAAGGACTCTGCACTCAAGAAATGTGACTGTGATGAGTTCCGGTGTGGCTTCATTGATGACAATGAGATATAA